Proteins encoded by one window of Chryseobacterium foetidum:
- the lon gene encoding endopeptidase La produces MTEFEEIDFDEILGGSFDIVTEGINVSDFSETEKNAEQKVFPILPVRNMVMFPQVVIPITAGRKNSIQLLEEAQKNGELIGILSQKHSDIEQPVEKDLYTTGTLAKIIKIIKLPEGNITAITKGFHRFKIKNFVESQPYFKAEVSKLKDSKPKNKEEYEALLENIKDLALKIIELDPNIPNAANFAIKNISNNEDLLNFVCTNASFRSEEKQKLLEEKSLSERAKKCYEMMHEDFRKLELRNQIHQKTSKDLDKQQREYFLNQQIRTIQDELGGGPESDVEELLKKANDKKWSPEVEEHFQKEISRLQRQNPNSPDYNVQRNYLDFFVELPWESYTKDVFDIAKAEKILDKAHFGLEDIKKRILEHMAVLKLKNNMKSPILLLVGPPGVGKTSLGKSIADALGRKYVRLSLGGLHDESEIRGHRKTYIGAMAGRILQSIKKAGTSNPVIVLDEMDKIAQGLHGDPSSALLEVLDPEQNNSFYDNFLELGYDLSKVMFIATANSLSTIQTPLLDRTEIIQIAGYTLEEKIEIAKRHLIKKQQDENGLDGKSFKLGNAELKHIVEAHTSESGVRSLEKRIAGIARWVALQTALVKEYDPKISIDKVDEILGVPRPKNISEITDSPGVVTGLAWTSVGGDILFIESILSNGKGTLTMTGNLGTVMKESATIALEYIKAKHEELGIDEDLIEKKNVHVHVPEGATPKDGPSAGIAMLSSMISSFTNKKLRPHLAMTGEITLRGKVLPVGGIKEKLLAATRAGIREVILCEANRKDVNEIKQDYIKNMKVHYVNRMEEVIDIALEK; encoded by the coding sequence ATGACAGAATTTGAAGAAATAGATTTTGACGAAATCTTAGGTGGAAGTTTCGATATTGTAACTGAAGGAATCAATGTTTCAGACTTTTCCGAAACAGAAAAAAATGCAGAGCAGAAGGTTTTTCCTATTCTTCCTGTTAGAAATATGGTGATGTTTCCGCAAGTGGTTATTCCGATTACTGCAGGTAGAAAAAACTCTATTCAACTATTGGAAGAAGCTCAGAAAAATGGCGAACTGATAGGGATTTTAAGCCAAAAACATTCAGATATTGAGCAGCCAGTAGAAAAAGATCTTTATACAACGGGAACTTTGGCGAAGATTATCAAAATCATCAAGCTTCCTGAAGGTAATATCACAGCAATTACAAAAGGTTTTCACAGGTTTAAAATTAAAAATTTTGTGGAATCTCAGCCTTATTTTAAAGCTGAAGTTAGCAAATTAAAGGATTCAAAACCAAAAAATAAAGAAGAGTATGAGGCTTTACTTGAAAATATTAAAGACTTAGCCCTTAAAATTATTGAGCTGGATCCAAATATTCCCAACGCTGCCAATTTTGCAATAAAAAACATCAGCAACAATGAAGATCTTCTGAATTTTGTATGTACCAATGCAAGTTTCAGGTCTGAAGAAAAACAGAAACTTCTTGAGGAGAAAAGCCTGTCGGAACGTGCAAAAAAGTGCTACGAGATGATGCATGAAGACTTCAGAAAACTGGAGCTCAGAAATCAGATTCATCAGAAAACTTCGAAAGATTTGGATAAACAACAGAGAGAGTACTTTCTGAATCAGCAGATCAGAACTATCCAGGATGAACTGGGCGGCGGGCCTGAAAGTGATGTTGAAGAACTTTTAAAAAAGGCTAACGACAAAAAGTGGAGTCCTGAAGTTGAGGAGCATTTTCAAAAAGAAATTTCAAGGCTTCAAAGGCAGAATCCAAATTCGCCTGACTATAATGTTCAGAGAAATTATCTTGATTTTTTCGTAGAACTTCCGTGGGAAAGCTACACCAAAGACGTTTTCGATATCGCGAAAGCTGAGAAAATTTTAGACAAAGCCCACTTTGGTCTTGAAGATATTAAGAAAAGAATTTTAGAACACATGGCGGTTCTGAAACTTAAAAACAATATGAAATCGCCGATTCTTTTGTTAGTCGGACCTCCGGGAGTTGGTAAAACTTCGTTAGGAAAGTCGATTGCAGATGCTTTAGGCAGAAAATATGTACGCCTTTCTTTGGGCGGACTTCACGATGAGAGCGAAATCAGAGGTCACAGAAAAACCTACATCGGTGCGATGGCTGGGAGAATTCTTCAGTCTATCAAAAAGGCAGGAACTTCAAATCCGGTGATCGTTTTGGATGAAATGGATAAAATTGCACAAGGTCTTCACGGCGATCCTAGCTCGGCCTTGCTTGAAGTTTTAGACCCAGAACAGAACAATTCTTTCTACGACAATTTCCTTGAGTTGGGTTATGATTTGTCTAAAGTGATGTTCATCGCAACGGCAAATTCACTGTCAACCATTCAGACGCCGCTTTTAGACAGAACTGAGATCATTCAGATTGCCGGCTATACTTTAGAAGAGAAAATTGAGATCGCCAAAAGACATTTGATAAAAAAACAACAGGACGAAAATGGTTTGGATGGAAAATCATTCAAACTCGGAAATGCCGAACTGAAGCATATTGTAGAAGCTCATACCTCAGAAAGCGGCGTGCGTTCTTTGGAAAAAAGAATTGCAGGAATTGCCCGTTGGGTAGCTTTGCAGACTGCTCTTGTGAAAGAATATGACCCCAAAATTTCCATTGATAAAGTGGATGAGATTTTGGGTGTTCCAAGACCTAAAAATATTTCTGAAATCACAGATTCGCCGGGAGTTGTAACAGGTTTGGCGTGGACGAGCGTTGGCGGAGACATCCTTTTCATTGAAAGTATTCTCAGCAACGGAAAAGGTACGTTGACCATGACCGGAAATCTGGGAACAGTAATGAAAGAATCTGCGACCATTGCATTGGAATATATCAAAGCAAAACATGAAGAACTGGGAATTGATGAAGATTTAATAGAAAAGAAAAACGTTCACGTACACGTTCCGGAAGGTGCCACGCCAAAAGACGGTCCGTCTGCGGGAATTGCAATGCTTTCGTCGATGATTTCTTCGTTTACCAATAAAAAACTTCGGCCTCACCTTGCTATGACCGGAGAAATTACACTTCGTGGAAAAGTACTTCCGGTGGGTGGTATTAAAGAAAAACTTCTCGCAGCAACCAGAGCGGGAATCAGGGAAGTGATTCTCTGCGAAGCCAACCGCAAAGATGTGAACGAAATAAAACAGGATTACATCAAAAACATGAAAGTGCATTATGTCAACAGAATGGAGGAGGTCATCGATATTGCATTGGAAAAATAG
- a CDS encoding SurA N-terminal domain-containing protein encodes MAILGQIRSKPWLLMGIIALALLAFLVNPESIEKVFGKNPDVLGKVNGEKITREEFNDQLFVLQEQAKNQGQPQNGLEEQAWQLLVQSKLIKQQFEKMGFEMTDDLFWNQLQYDQMFSQNQQLFDEKGNFKLQELKKEIETLQNTNPQGYSQWLKTRKSIEYRIMARQVFANISTGLTTGKKEAEELMRQRDQLADIDFVKVDYTSYLAKNKIKVTTEDLKNYIDQHSVMFKTEPSRNLGVVYFPAKPSAADDAAALKEINRLYTGTESGENFTNTASDSLFVLANSDVPFNNQYVQANQVPQALQGKVETAAIGQAFGPYKEQDLYVVSKVLDKKPSDSTLSKHILIAYKGAERSTATRTKEAAKKIADSLLAAIKGNPAKFAEGLKLSDEPNAVERNGSVGWTTPQSQFAPGYLSFLANNAKGSTGLAETEFGYHIINVEDKKAGTMGYKIAHLVKAIKPSDATENTIDKNSRRFIQQVEGKSFNDFVNIAKKGNFQYTNAAQAKRFDGQIQGLGTEADSEILKWAFDKKREKGDTELFPVEGTGDKIVVYLNGKQEKGLADPESVRSQIETIVKNKLAAKKIAEKIGKASSLDQVAKMFATTKQSAQVNILQPSVAGAMEPKVAGAAFGIQKGKVSNPIEGGTGVYVLVKKSETVNKQGGDLKQFTESITQRNAGMFGQAWMKSLQDNADIDDYRIEIWDKLGSQQQ; translated from the coding sequence ATGGCAATTTTAGGACAGATTAGGAGTAAACCTTGGCTATTGATGGGGATTATTGCACTTGCACTTTTAGCATTTTTAGTAAACCCAGAAAGCATCGAGAAGGTTTTTGGTAAAAATCCTGATGTTTTAGGAAAGGTTAATGGCGAGAAAATAACCCGTGAAGAGTTTAATGACCAGCTATTTGTATTGCAGGAGCAGGCAAAAAATCAGGGTCAGCCACAAAACGGTCTTGAAGAGCAGGCTTGGCAACTATTGGTACAGTCTAAACTGATCAAGCAACAATTTGAAAAAATGGGATTTGAAATGACAGATGATCTTTTCTGGAATCAACTTCAGTATGATCAAATGTTTTCTCAAAACCAACAGCTTTTTGACGAAAAAGGAAACTTTAAACTTCAGGAGCTGAAAAAAGAAATTGAAACGCTTCAGAATACGAATCCTCAAGGGTACAGCCAATGGCTGAAAACCAGAAAATCTATTGAATACAGAATCATGGCAAGACAGGTATTTGCCAATATTTCCACAGGACTTACAACCGGAAAAAAAGAGGCTGAAGAACTGATGAGACAGAGAGATCAGTTGGCTGATATTGATTTCGTAAAAGTAGATTACACTTCTTATCTTGCAAAAAATAAGATTAAAGTTACTACTGAAGATTTAAAAAACTATATCGATCAGCATTCTGTAATGTTCAAAACTGAACCTAGCAGAAATCTTGGCGTGGTATATTTCCCTGCAAAACCAAGTGCTGCCGATGACGCTGCTGCATTAAAAGAAATCAACAGACTGTACACAGGAACTGAAAGCGGTGAAAACTTCACCAATACAGCAAGTGATTCTCTGTTTGTTTTGGCTAATTCTGATGTGCCTTTCAATAATCAGTATGTTCAGGCAAATCAGGTTCCACAAGCTCTTCAAGGCAAAGTTGAGACCGCTGCAATCGGGCAGGCTTTCGGGCCTTACAAAGAACAGGATCTTTATGTAGTTTCTAAAGTTTTAGATAAAAAACCTTCAGATTCTACCCTTTCTAAGCACATCTTAATTGCTTACAAAGGTGCTGAAAGATCTACTGCAACAAGAACTAAGGAAGCTGCAAAGAAAATTGCAGACAGCTTACTTGCAGCAATTAAAGGTAACCCTGCAAAATTTGCAGAAGGTCTTAAATTATCAGACGAACCAAATGCAGTAGAAAGAAACGGTAGCGTGGGCTGGACTACACCTCAAAGCCAATTTGCTCCTGGATATTTAAGCTTCCTTGCAAATAATGCGAAAGGCTCTACAGGTCTTGCAGAAACAGAATTTGGTTATCACATCATCAATGTTGAAGACAAAAAAGCGGGAACAATGGGCTATAAAATTGCTCACCTGGTAAAAGCTATAAAGCCATCGGACGCTACAGAAAATACAATTGATAAAAACTCAAGAAGATTTATTCAGCAGGTTGAAGGGAAATCTTTCAATGATTTTGTAAATATTGCTAAAAAAGGAAATTTTCAGTATACCAACGCTGCACAAGCCAAAAGATTTGACGGACAGATTCAAGGTTTAGGGACAGAGGCAGATTCTGAAATTCTTAAATGGGCATTTGATAAGAAAAGAGAAAAAGGAGATACTGAGCTATTTCCTGTAGAAGGAACCGGCGATAAAATTGTAGTTTACCTAAACGGAAAACAGGAAAAAGGTCTTGCTGATCCTGAATCTGTGAGAAGCCAGATCGAAACAATAGTTAAGAACAAATTGGCTGCTAAAAAGATTGCTGAGAAAATCGGTAAAGCATCAAGTCTTGATCAAGTCGCTAAAATGTTTGCTACAACAAAACAGTCTGCTCAGGTAAATATTCTTCAGCCTTCAGTGGCAGGAGCTATGGAGCCTAAAGTTGCCGGTGCTGCTTTCGGAATTCAGAAAGGTAAAGTTTCAAATCCTATCGAAGGAGGAACTGGAGTTTACGTTTTGGTGAAAAAATCTGAGACCGTAAACAAGCAGGGAGGTGATCTAAAACAGTTTACAGAATCTATCACTCAGAGAAATGCCGGTATGTTCGGACAGGCTTGGATGAAGAGCTTACAGGACAATGCAGACATCGATGATTACAGAATCGAGATCTGGGATAAGTTGGGATCGCAACAACAATAA
- a CDS encoding MlaD family protein: MKFSKELKAGLIALLAIVSFVFLFQFMKGKSLFTTDNIFYAKYENVEGLTQSAPVSINGLKVGQVDKIIPITGKDGQISFVVKVTVDDEFEFSKNSSIEIFEPGLMSGKEMKLNLKYGGATAKDGDTLQGAYKLGMLNSLSSQVGPVKDQLQTVLHRVDSLMMNANQVMNAQNREEIKVLLHNLNRTVGALENTAGSVNKLVGNNDPKLQRVLDEASLTMQSGKTTLDKYGNLAESIDTQKLNATIANLDATVGQLNKVIGGIDRGEGSLGKIMKDEQLYNNLNTASTNLNALLEDFKANPKRYVNFSVFGKNANKE; this comes from the coding sequence GTGAAATTCAGCAAAGAATTAAAAGCCGGTCTCATTGCGTTATTGGCTATAGTCAGTTTTGTGTTTTTATTCCAGTTTATGAAGGGCAAAAGCCTTTTTACAACGGATAATATTTTTTACGCTAAATACGAAAATGTAGAAGGTCTTACGCAGTCTGCGCCCGTTTCTATTAATGGTCTGAAGGTTGGTCAGGTTGATAAAATCATTCCTATTACCGGTAAAGACGGACAAATCAGTTTTGTTGTAAAAGTTACCGTAGACGACGAGTTTGAATTTTCAAAAAATTCCAGTATTGAAATTTTTGAACCAGGTTTGATGTCTGGTAAGGAAATGAAACTGAACCTTAAATATGGTGGTGCTACAGCTAAAGACGGCGATACTTTACAGGGAGCTTACAAACTTGGAATGCTGAACAGTCTTTCTTCTCAGGTTGGGCCGGTAAAAGATCAGTTACAGACCGTGCTTCACCGAGTTGATTCTTTGATGATGAATGCCAATCAGGTGATGAATGCTCAAAACAGAGAAGAAATCAAAGTTTTACTTCACAACTTAAACAGAACTGTAGGCGCTTTAGAAAACACAGCAGGAAGCGTGAACAAATTAGTTGGAAACAATGATCCTAAACTTCAGAGGGTTTTGGATGAGGCAAGCCTTACAATGCAGAGCGGTAAAACAACTTTAGACAAATACGGAAATCTTGCTGAAAGCATCGACACGCAAAAACTAAATGCCACGATTGCAAATCTTGACGCAACGGTAGGCCAATTAAATAAAGTAATCGGAGGTATTGACCGTGGAGAAGGAAGTTTAGGTAAGATCATGAAAGACGAGCAGCTTTACAACAACCTTAATACTGCATCCACGAATCTGAATGCTCTTCTTGAAGACTTTAAAGCCAATCCTAAGAGATATGTAAACTTCTCAGTGTTTGGTAAAAACGCAAATAAAGAATAA
- a CDS encoding 4Fe-4S dicluster domain-containing protein, with product MQYIDNILFVILLVAGFGLFAKSLQKIYRNIQLGRAINRSDRKAERWETMARVALGQSRMVKRPISGILHIFVYVGFVIINIEVLEIIIDGVFGTHRYLATLFGSTFYSVFTAILEVLAVLVVLGVTVFFIRRNFYGVKRLTMKELFGWPKNDANWILIIEFVLMVAFFTMNGADYYADQLAPSQHLAGSFPISRYLFPFFENFSLETLHLTERIAWWFHFIGILFFANYLYYSKHLHIILAFPSTWYANLDLYGKFNNLDSVTKEIKLMMDPNADPYAAPAEGVEEAPSKFGAEDVFDLNQVQLLNAYSCTECGRCTSVCPANITGKKLSPRLILMKTRDRLEEVGRNIDKNGKFEDDGKKLLNDYITKEELWACTTCNACTQACPVLLDPLSIIFEMRRFLVMEQSAAPQELNLMMTNVENNAAPWQYNQADRLNWAKD from the coding sequence ATGCAATATATCGACAATATCCTATTTGTGATTTTATTGGTTGCGGGATTTGGTCTTTTCGCAAAAAGTCTACAAAAAATTTACAGAAACATCCAACTCGGGAGAGCAATCAACCGCAGTGACAGAAAAGCCGAGCGATGGGAGACCATGGCTCGTGTTGCCTTAGGGCAGAGCAGAATGGTGAAGCGCCCTATATCCGGGATTCTTCACATTTTCGTTTATGTAGGTTTCGTAATCATCAATATCGAAGTTCTTGAAATTATTATTGATGGGGTTTTTGGTACGCACAGGTATTTAGCAACGCTGTTTGGCTCTACTTTTTACTCTGTTTTCACAGCAATTTTAGAGGTACTTGCTGTTTTGGTAGTTCTTGGCGTAACAGTTTTCTTTATCAGAAGAAATTTTTACGGTGTTAAAAGACTGACGATGAAAGAACTTTTCGGATGGCCGAAAAATGACGCCAACTGGATTCTGATTATTGAATTTGTCTTAATGGTTGCATTTTTCACGATGAACGGTGCAGATTATTATGCAGATCAACTGGCTCCTTCTCAACATCTAGCGGGAAGCTTTCCTATCTCAAGATATCTGTTTCCGTTTTTTGAAAATTTTAGCCTCGAAACTTTACATCTTACAGAAAGAATTGCGTGGTGGTTTCACTTCATCGGAATTCTTTTCTTTGCCAACTATCTTTATTATTCAAAACACTTACATATCATTTTAGCCTTTCCAAGCACCTGGTATGCAAATCTTGATCTTTATGGAAAGTTTAATAATTTAGATTCCGTCACAAAAGAAATCAAATTAATGATGGATCCGAATGCTGATCCTTACGCAGCTCCGGCTGAAGGCGTAGAAGAAGCTCCCTCGAAATTTGGTGCAGAAGATGTTTTTGATTTAAATCAGGTTCAGCTTTTGAACGCCTATTCCTGTACAGAATGCGGAAGATGTACTTCGGTTTGTCCGGCAAATATTACGGGTAAAAAATTATCTCCAAGGTTAATTTTAATGAAAACGAGAGACCGTCTGGAAGAAGTGGGAAGAAACATCGATAAAAACGGTAAGTTTGAAGACGATGGCAAAAAACTGCTGAACGACTACATCACGAAGGAAGAACTTTGGGCTTGTACAACTTGTAATGCCTGTACACAGGCTTGTCCGGTACTTTTAGATCCGCTATCTATCATTTTTGAAATGAGAAGATTTTTGGTAATGGAACAGTCTGCTGCTCCACAGGAATTAAATCTGATGATGACCAACGTTGAAAACAATGCAGCTCCTTGGCAGTACAATCAGGCGGACAGACTAAATTGGGCAAAAGACTAA
- a CDS encoding (Fe-S)-binding protein, giving the protein MDFTIKTMADYAMEGKSPEVLFWVGCAGSFDDRAKKITRAFCKILNNIGVEFAVLGQEESCTGDPAKRAGNEFVFQMMALTNIEVLNAYEVKKIVTACPHCFNTLKNEYPALGGNYEVIHHTQFLKSLMEEGRLKIEGGKFKGKKITFHDPCYLGRANGEYEAPRILLEKLDAELVEMKRCKTNGLCCGAGGAQMFKEPEKGNKDVNIERTEEALSTEPKVIATGCPFCNTMMTDGVKHFNKNTEVEVKDIVELLAEAEDL; this is encoded by the coding sequence ATGGATTTCACTATAAAAACAATGGCCGATTACGCAATGGAAGGCAAATCTCCGGAAGTTCTCTTCTGGGTAGGATGTGCCGGAAGTTTTGACGACAGAGCCAAAAAAATAACTAGAGCATTCTGCAAAATTTTAAATAATATCGGCGTTGAATTTGCCGTTCTCGGTCAGGAAGAAAGCTGTACTGGCGATCCTGCAAAACGTGCCGGAAACGAATTCGTTTTCCAGATGATGGCGTTAACGAATATCGAAGTTTTAAATGCTTACGAAGTAAAAAAAATCGTAACGGCTTGCCCGCACTGTTTTAATACTTTAAAAAACGAATATCCTGCCTTAGGCGGAAATTACGAGGTAATTCACCACACTCAATTCCTTAAAAGCCTTATGGAAGAAGGCCGTCTGAAAATTGAAGGCGGAAAATTTAAAGGTAAAAAAATCACTTTCCACGATCCATGCTATCTCGGAAGAGCCAACGGCGAATACGAAGCTCCAAGAATTCTCCTCGAAAAGCTGGATGCCGAACTGGTAGAAATGAAGCGTTGCAAAACCAATGGTCTTTGTTGCGGTGCCGGTGGTGCACAGATGTTCAAAGAACCTGAAAAAGGAAATAAAGACGTCAACATTGAGCGTACTGAAGAAGCGCTTTCTACAGAACCGAAAGTCATTGCTACAGGCTGCCCTTTCTGCAATACGATGATGACCGATGGCGTGAAGCATTTCAACAAAAACACCGAAGTAGAAGTAAAAGATATTGTAGAACTTTTGGCGGAGGCTGAGGATCTGTAA
- a CDS encoding glycosyltransferase → MQKVLFLTTAHHPKDDRIYYHQAKSLAENGFEVKVTSLCENLIEIIDTIQIESFSILNHSSKDKIEAFFKVCKSFQPDTIICSEPLAVFAANKFQKIKKTSVIYDVTEWYPAMSMLSPIAYPAKFFYALKFYLINLYAGFLSSDFIFGEETKKFPLAYFFPFKRNLTLPYYPDPEFVFSNINSLKPNEITLCYTGQISKDKGIGNFFKAIDWVRKKNSEVNIKILIIGSARNEEDKMYFEKLLSEFEFEDIKIKQPTTFERFTESFAEADLCFDLRELNFENNHSLPIKLFYYIGAGKPVIYSNLKGIRQHMDVSDFGFLVKPDDSEKIADIILNYIKNPELYHNNAQKASEVFREKYNWNVIKDSFIQFIKTGEN, encoded by the coding sequence ATGCAAAAAGTGCTTTTTTTAACAACAGCGCATCATCCGAAAGATGACCGCATCTATTATCATCAGGCAAAATCGCTTGCTGAAAACGGCTTTGAAGTTAAGGTCACGAGCCTCTGCGAAAATTTAATTGAAATAATAGATACAATTCAAATTGAATCCTTTTCTATTCTAAATCATTCGTCTAAAGATAAGATTGAAGCCTTTTTTAAAGTCTGCAAATCCTTTCAGCCCGATACAATTATTTGTTCAGAACCGCTGGCAGTTTTTGCAGCAAACAAATTTCAAAAAATCAAAAAAACTTCTGTCATTTACGACGTTACAGAATGGTATCCTGCTATGTCGATGCTCAGCCCCATTGCTTATCCTGCTAAATTTTTTTACGCTCTGAAATTTTATCTGATCAATCTTTACGCGGGATTTTTAAGCTCAGATTTTATCTTCGGTGAAGAAACCAAGAAATTTCCTTTAGCTTACTTTTTCCCGTTCAAAAGAAACCTCACGCTTCCCTACTATCCGGATCCTGAGTTTGTTTTTTCAAATATTAACAGTTTAAAACCAAACGAAATTACACTTTGTTACACCGGACAGATTTCTAAGGATAAAGGAATTGGTAACTTTTTTAAAGCGATTGATTGGGTTAGAAAAAAAAATTCAGAGGTCAACATCAAAATACTCATCATCGGATCTGCAAGAAATGAAGAAGATAAAATGTATTTTGAAAAACTATTATCTGAATTTGAGTTTGAAGATATCAAAATAAAACAGCCGACAACATTTGAAAGATTCACAGAAAGCTTTGCCGAAGCTGACCTTTGTTTTGACCTGCGTGAACTGAATTTTGAAAACAATCACTCTCTTCCCATAAAACTTTTTTACTACATCGGAGCCGGAAAACCTGTCATTTATTCAAATTTAAAAGGTATTCGGCAGCACATGGACGTATCAGACTTTGGTTTTTTAGTTAAGCCTGATGATTCTGAAAAAATTGCAGATATCATTTTAAATTATATCAAAAATCCTGAACTTTATCACAATAACGCACAAAAAGCATCGGAAGTTTTTAGAGAAAAATACAACTGGAATGTGATCAAGGATTCTTTCATTCAATTTATAAAAACCGGCGAAAACTAA
- a CDS encoding MATE family efflux transporter, with protein MLTILKTFVSRFLILILSFGLVIFSTQFWGSEGKGTISIVIANAAIVSFFSSIFAGSSTSYFASKFKTEQILIYSYLWSVLTGITVPLLFSFSEIQSTYIFHLIGISVFSAFLSVNVNVFIGMRNLKMFNIYTVLQQLLHVIFLFGFIFILNLKAVSSYFTAQIFCLATLFSLSFFQIIKKCKTSNFKFSSEVFKNMFDYGWKNQLSALIQFLNYRLSFYFLEHYDGISAVGIFSVGITFAEAIWTITRSIAVVLYSEVINSKSKAESILKTKHSLKLSFSLMLIFLLGIIVIPGSVYELIFGSAFRGTKEIILILSPGIFAIAVSDMVGYYFSGIKELKILNIKSIAGLIVTVILSIILIPKYGIYGAGISTVASYCLSALILFYHFYRSTTFNFKDFLISKTDFDEIKFKFLKK; from the coding sequence ATGCTCACAATTCTCAAAACTTTTGTGTCCCGCTTTCTTATTCTCATTTTGAGTTTCGGGCTGGTCATTTTTTCCACACAGTTTTGGGGGAGCGAAGGCAAAGGAACCATCTCGATTGTGATTGCCAACGCCGCAATTGTAAGTTTTTTCAGCAGCATTTTTGCGGGTAGCAGCACCTCTTATTTCGCATCAAAGTTTAAGACCGAACAGATTTTAATTTACTCTTATTTGTGGTCTGTTTTAACGGGAATTACTGTACCGCTTCTGTTTTCTTTCTCGGAAATACAGTCAACATACATTTTTCATTTGATTGGAATTTCAGTATTTTCCGCATTTTTATCCGTCAATGTCAACGTTTTTATTGGGATGCGTAATCTCAAAATGTTCAACATTTACACGGTTTTACAGCAACTTCTACACGTCATTTTTTTATTTGGATTTATTTTTATTTTAAATTTAAAAGCCGTTTCAAGCTATTTTACGGCACAGATTTTTTGTCTTGCCACTTTATTTTCACTCAGTTTTTTTCAGATTATTAAAAAATGTAAAACTTCAAATTTTAAATTTTCATCTGAGGTTTTCAAAAATATGTTCGATTATGGCTGGAAAAACCAACTCAGTGCATTGATTCAGTTTCTGAACTACAGACTTTCATTTTATTTCCTTGAACATTACGATGGAATTTCTGCGGTCGGAATTTTTTCTGTTGGGATTACCTTTGCTGAAGCCATCTGGACGATTACCCGTAGCATTGCTGTCGTCTTGTATTCGGAAGTAATTAACAGCAAAAGCAAGGCAGAATCTATTCTAAAAACAAAGCATTCACTAAAACTTTCGTTCAGCCTGATGTTGATTTTTCTTTTAGGTATCATTGTTATTCCAGGTTCAGTTTATGAACTTATTTTCGGCAGCGCCTTCCGTGGAACTAAAGAAATTATACTGATTTTATCGCCAGGAATTTTCGCCATTGCGGTCAGTGATATGGTTGGCTACTATTTTTCAGGAATTAAAGAACTGAAAATACTAAACATCAAATCAATAGCAGGTTTAATTGTAACTGTCATCTTATCAATTATCCTCATTCCAAAATATGGAATTTATGGAGCCGGAATTTCAACGGTTGCTTCCTATTGCCTTTCAGCATTGATTTTATTCTATCATTTTTACCGTTCGACGACATTTAATTTTAAAGATTTCTTGATTTCAAAAACAGACTTTGATGAAATTAAATTTAAATTTCTGAAAAAGTAA